From Helicobacter sp. MIT 05-5293, one genomic window encodes:
- a CDS encoding FdtA/QdtA family cupin domain-containing protein — protein MDYRILPLHAFSDKRGSLVALESCKNVPFEIKRVYYIFDTSPEFDRGGHAHTNLEQLMLCLAGSCEFVLDDGKCKEKVILDSPKVGLYIGKNIWREMKNFSRDCRLVVLASDYYDENEYIRSYEEFLKMIGESNE, from the coding sequence ATGGATTACAGAATCTTACCCTTGCACGCCTTTAGTGATAAAAGGGGGAGTTTGGTCGCCTTAGAATCGTGTAAAAATGTGCCTTTTGAGATAAAGCGTGTGTATTATATCTTTGACACTTCGCCAGAATTTGACAGAGGCGGACACGCACATACGAATCTTGAGCAGCTTATGCTATGCTTGGCGGGTTCTTGCGAGTTTGTTTTAGACGATGGCAAATGTAAGGAAAAAGTGATTTTAGATTCTCCCAAAGTGGGGCTATACATCGGTAAAAATATATGGAGAGAAATGAAAAATTTTTCTCGTGATTGTAGGTTGGTAGTTTTGGCGAGTGATTACTATGATGAGAATGAGTATATCAGAAGCTATGAAGAGTTTTTAAAAATGATAGGAGAAAGTAATGAATAA
- a CDS encoding FdtA/QdtA family cupin domain-containing protein, whose translation MNYKLINFDFFNDKDSVLVALQKDANCPFEIKRVFYIFDVPQNGIRGNHANRDSAFLLVALNGSCKIKVDDATTQETFTLNNPRQGLYLGKMLWKQMYDFSKDCVLLVLSDCYYNKQEYINDYDEFCAVMLRGGGIDYYLPLVA comes from the coding sequence GTGAATTATAAGCTGATTAATTTTGATTTTTTTAATGATAAAGATTCTGTGCTTGTCGCGTTGCAAAAAGATGCAAATTGCCCTTTTGAGATTAAAAGAGTCTTTTATATCTTTGATGTCCCCCAAAATGGCATAAGGGGCAACCACGCCAATAGAGATTCTGCATTTTTGCTTGTCGCTTTAAATGGGAGCTGCAAAATCAAAGTCGATGATGCCACAACACAAGAGACTTTCACGCTCAACAACCCAAGACAGGGGCTTTATTTGGGTAAAATGCTGTGGAAGCAAATGTATGATTTCTCGAAAGATTGCGTTTTGCTCGTGCTTAGCGATTGCTATTACAACAAACAAGAATATATCAATGATTACGATGAATTTTGCGCGGTAATGCTGCGGGGGGGGGGGATAGATTATTATTTGCCCCTTGTGGCTTAA
- a CDS encoding GT-D fold domain-containing glycosyltransferase — protein sequence MYPPPPYTNDDSVKERLAKITKATNSVFIHIRRGDYCKLSWCLEMDYYQKAVRYIQERVENPTFFVFGATDNDFIHKLDLGVNFENLGESHITADNQHHDMFLMSACKYGIIANSTYSWWGAYLGRQKDIVIAPSSWIPVEGSYQIIPKEWIKIESTKNPHIIPPMQPKDNPHKKPPYSPKRFFKNLRYLARYDIKEMYHNQRNYQFSPQIAENFAAMLRDEIKNDWDIITPPKIKNEFETLQELIDTQKSFIRFGDGEYMIMNGEDIGFQKYNENLARNLQEIIVSNDENLLIGIGNLWFSVPDKNFRAGSYKYTWALGEYANITRYLTKGKIYGSTNVSQVYAAYKEYDFERHFKMLRQIFENKKVVLVCGDRVLKNIQYNLFESYEIEMIFGPTRDAYNALDELKTECLKKSKDCILIFALGPAGKALAYEMFKKGYRVLDLGHAIKDYDAYKRNIPMTNEEMVKFFAPD from the coding sequence ATTTACCCCCCCCCCCCATATACCAATGATGATTCTGTCAAGGAAAGATTAGCAAAAATTACAAAAGCTACAAACAGCGTTTTTATCCATATAAGAAGAGGTGATTATTGCAAACTCTCATGGTGCTTAGAAATGGATTATTATCAAAAAGCAGTGCGTTATATACAAGAGCGTGTAGAGAATCCGACATTTTTTGTCTTTGGTGCTACGGATAATGACTTTATCCACAAGCTAGATTTGGGTGTGAATTTTGAGAATCTCGGAGAATCACACATCACAGCAGATAATCAACATCACGATATGTTTCTTATGAGTGCGTGTAAATATGGTATTATCGCAAATAGCACTTATAGCTGGTGGGGTGCTTATCTAGGCAGACAAAAGGATATTGTGATTGCACCAAGCAGTTGGATACCGGTTGAGGGGAGTTATCAAATCATTCCCAAAGAATGGATAAAGATAGAATCTACCAAAAACCCGCATATTATCCCTCCTATGCAACCAAAAGATAATCCACACAAAAAACCTCCCTACTCTCCTAAGAGATTCTTTAAAAATCTCCGTTATCTCGCACGATACGACATAAAAGAAATGTATCACAATCAACGCAATTATCAATTCTCACCCCAAATAGCAGAAAATTTCGCGGCAATGTTGCGTGATGAAATCAAAAATGATTGGGATATTATCACTCCACCAAAGATAAAAAATGAATTTGAGACTTTGCAAGAATTGATAGACACACAAAAAAGCTTTATCCGTTTTGGCGATGGAGAATATATGATAATGAATGGAGAAGATATTGGATTCCAAAAATACAATGAAAACTTGGCACGAAACCTACAAGAAATCATCGTATCAAACGATGAGAATCTCCTCATCGGCATTGGCAATCTTTGGTTTTCTGTACCCGATAAAAATTTTAGAGCGGGGAGCTACAAATACACTTGGGCTTTGGGCGAATACGCAAATATCACTCGATACTTGACAAAGGGCAAAATCTATGGCTCAACTAATGTCTCTCAAGTATATGCTGCATATAAAGAATACGATTTTGAGCGACATTTTAAGATGTTGCGACAAATTTTTGAAAACAAAAAAGTCGTGCTAGTCTGCGGAGATAGGGTGCTGAAAAATATCCAATATAACCTTTTTGAATCTTATGAAATAGAGATGATATTTGGACCCACTAGAGATGCCTACAATGCGCTTGATGAGCTAAAAACAGAATGCCTCAAGAAAAGCAAAGATTGTATATTAATTTTTGCTTTGGGTCCTGCAGGTAAGGCTTTAGCTTATGAAATGTTTAAAAAGGGTTATAGGGTGCTGGATTTGGGACATGCGATTAAGGATTATGACGCGTATAAACGCAATATCCCGATGACAAATGAAGAAATGGTGAAATTTTTTGCTCCGGATTAA
- a CDS encoding formyltransferase family protein gives MRLVILGNTSDGDIAKALLECNEIDIIGGVVDSYSKETQIFQSAFLQKHKITEITLDKIAALKPDMCLIISFFTLIDMKYFENLLSLNIHAGILPKWKGFNANAWAIINGEKQIGYSLHQLTDKMDGGDIYHQWIEEVGEYEFYAQVVGRIKTRFKAEIAEILLKIHTRALKPIPQDTRVEYFCKKIGKNENFIKTWNLEAKELYNRFRVVAAPYGKGLFFTYKGKNYEICSMQSPSSYAGGGAKWREVYLHTRGNCQYLSKYNVG, from the coding sequence ATGCGATTAGTGATACTTGGTAATACAAGCGATGGGGACATTGCAAAGGCACTTTTAGAATGTAATGAGATTGACATTATCGGCGGTGTGGTGGATAGCTACTCCAAAGAAACACAAATCTTCCAAAGTGCGTTTTTGCAAAAACACAAAATCACAGAGATAACCTTAGACAAAATCGCCGCATTAAAGCCTGATATGTGCCTTATCATTTCGTTTTTTACTCTCATAGATATGAAATACTTTGAGAATCTTTTGAGCCTCAATATTCACGCGGGGATTCTGCCCAAATGGAAAGGCTTTAATGCGAATGCTTGGGCAATCATCAATGGAGAGAAACAAATCGGATATTCCCTGCATCAGCTGACTGACAAAATGGACGGCGGAGATATTTATCATCAATGGATTGAAGAAGTAGGAGAATACGAGTTTTACGCGCAAGTAGTTGGGCGCATCAAAACGCGCTTCAAGGCAGAAATCGCAGAAATTTTACTCAAAATCCATACGAGAGCATTAAAGCCAATCCCGCAAGATACGCGCGTAGAATATTTTTGCAAAAAAATCGGAAAAAATGAAAACTTTATCAAAACTTGGAATCTCGAAGCAAAAGAGCTATACAATCGCTTTAGAGTAGTCGCCGCACCTTATGGCAAAGGATTGTTTTTCACATACAAGGGCAAAAACTATGAGATTTGCAGTATGCAATCACCTAGCAGTTATGCGGGGGGGGGGGCAAAATGGAGAGAAGTATATTTGCACACTAGGGGCAATTGTCAATATTTATCAAAATACAATGTGGGTTAA
- a CDS encoding alpha-1,2-fucosyltransferase, producing the protein MKDYKIVQLRGGLGNQMFQYAFAKSLSKHLDSTILLDKTFFEEQHTKRLYALNIFNIDLDFATKEQIQNAKKRLTRLPGFFRKLFKKRKNAIAKSETWVFYEEYLKSNAHKYFIGFFQHPKYLEGIEAEIKQIFTPPPRLFK; encoded by the coding sequence GTGAAAGACTATAAAATCGTGCAACTTAGAGGCGGACTAGGCAATCAAATGTTTCAATACGCCTTTGCTAAAAGCCTAAGCAAACATTTAGATTCTACAATCTTGCTTGATAAGACATTCTTTGAAGAACAGCATACTAAAAGATTGTATGCTTTGAATATTTTTAATATTGATTTAGATTTTGCGACAAAAGAGCAAATCCAAAACGCCAAAAAAAGACTGACGAGACTGCCCGGATTTTTTCGGAAATTATTTAAAAAAAGAAAAAACGCTATTGCAAAAAGCGAAACTTGGGTTTTTTATGAAGAATACCTTAAATCCAATGCCCATAAATATTTTATCGGTTTTTTCCAACACCCAAAATATCTAGAAGGCATTGAAGCAGAGATTAAACAAATATTTACCCCCCCCCCCCGATTATTTAAATGA
- the rfbB gene encoding dTDP-glucose 4,6-dehydratase gives MKNILITGGAGFIGSNFILYFLEKYPHYHLINVDSLTYAGDLENLKGVEQYPHYTFVQGDICDESLMREIFAKYCIEGVIHFAAESHVDNSIANPSAFVQTNVNGTFNLLHSAYLSWFDAPSKPKIGKEHCVFHHISTDEVFGSLGESGYFSESTPYAPNSPYSASKASSDMLVRSYHHTYGLKTFITNCSNNYGPKQHDEKLIPTIIRNALQNKEIPIYGDGKNIRDWLFVKDHCRAIDAVFHSCYFGETFNIGGNNEKNNIEIARLICEILDKKLPKEKSYAEQIAFVQDRAGHDRRYAIDMSKLTKTFGFAPSDFATNLTQTIQFYITKYCGGGG, from the coding sequence ATGAAAAATATCTTAATCACCGGCGGGGCAGGATTCATCGGGAGCAACTTTATCCTTTATTTTTTGGAAAAATACCCGCATTATCACCTTATCAATGTGGATTCTCTGACTTACGCTGGGGATTTAGAGAATCTTAAAGGTGTGGAGCAATACCCGCATTATACCTTTGTGCAAGGGGATATTTGTGATGAATCCCTTATGCGTGAGATTTTCGCAAAATACTGCATTGAGGGCGTCATTCACTTTGCCGCAGAATCCCATGTGGATAATTCTATCGCTAATCCCTCTGCTTTTGTCCAAACTAATGTCAATGGCACTTTTAACCTCCTCCACAGCGCGTATTTGAGCTGGTTTGACGCACCAAGTAAGCCTAAAATTGGCAAAGAACATTGCGTTTTTCACCATATCAGCACTGATGAAGTCTTTGGCTCACTCGGTGAAAGTGGGTATTTTAGTGAATCTACTCCTTATGCGCCAAACTCCCCCTATTCTGCTTCTAAAGCGTCAAGTGATATGTTGGTTCGGAGCTATCATCACACTTATGGGCTAAAGACTTTTATCACGAATTGTTCGAATAATTATGGTCCAAAGCAGCACGATGAAAAGCTTATCCCCACGATTATTAGGAATGCACTACAAAACAAGGAGATTCCTATCTATGGTGATGGCAAAAATATCCGCGATTGGCTTTTCGTAAAAGATCATTGCCGCGCGATTGATGCGGTTTTTCATTCTTGCTATTTTGGGGAGACTTTCAATATCGGCGGAAACAACGAAAAAAACAATATCGAGATTGCGAGGCTCATTTGCGAGATTTTAGACAAAAAACTGCCTAAAGAGAAAAGTTATGCAGAGCAGATTGCCTTTGTGCAAGACCGCGCGGGACATGACAGACGCTATGCGATAGATATGAGCAAACTCACCAAAACCTTTGGCTTTGCGCCAAGTGATTTTGCGACCAATCTCACACAAACGATTCAATTCTATATCACTAAATACTGCGGGGGGGGGGGATAG
- a CDS encoding radical SAM protein, producing MKVNHFNSSEKILRYTNKIDYFLNAHKTLIVTELDLTNKCNHRCPGCCGHNENNAELSKDQITTIVENLKAMDNKGVILSGGGEPTLSLHFGYAVESLKRAGMNIGLNSNGGLLNEEKCHIIAKNLEYFRISLDAGSALMYEKIHGMKPHHFEKTLENIAMFAKIKTELDSQTSFGIGFLTSKETQEDMEKFVLIIKEIAKKHKGINFVQFRPFIGDTFDISPILENLKAKYEEEDFKILASFQKYNEMANITHRGYDKCHGMFFSTVISADFKVWACLHFRQSAKHFLGDLKEQSLEEIWRGARIKEVYQSIDCQKCPILCRNDSFNKTLDKLSLDIINSEFL from the coding sequence ATGAAAGTCAATCATTTTAATTCAAGTGAAAAGATTTTGCGCTACACAAACAAAATCGATTATTTTCTCAACGCACACAAAACACTTATCGTAACCGAGCTTGATTTAACCAACAAATGCAACCATCGTTGTCCGGGCTGCTGTGGGCATAATGAAAACAATGCCGAGCTAAGCAAAGACCAAATCACAACCATTGTAGAGAATCTTAAAGCTATGGATAATAAAGGTGTGATTCTATCTGGTGGTGGAGAACCGACTTTGAGTCTTCATTTTGGCTATGCTGTGGAAAGTTTGAAACGCGCAGGAATGAATATCGGGCTTAATTCCAATGGCGGATTACTCAATGAAGAAAAATGTCATATCATCGCAAAGAATCTAGAGTATTTTAGAATCTCACTTGATGCAGGAAGTGCGCTAATGTATGAGAAAATCCATGGTATGAAACCTCATCATTTTGAAAAAACACTAGAGAATATCGCAATGTTTGCAAAAATAAAGACAGAGCTAGATTCACAGACAAGCTTTGGCATAGGCTTTTTGACAAGCAAAGAAACGCAAGAAGATATGGAAAAATTTGTGCTTATCATTAAAGAGATTGCAAAAAAGCATAAAGGGATTAATTTCGTGCAGTTTCGTCCCTTTATCGGGGATACTTTTGATATTTCACCGATTTTAGAGAATCTAAAGGCAAAGTATGAAGAGGAAGATTTTAAGATTCTCGCGAGTTTTCAAAAATACAACGAAATGGCAAACATTACTCATCGTGGCTATGATAAATGTCATGGAATGTTTTTTAGCACCGTGATTAGTGCGGATTTTAAAGTCTGGGCATGTTTGCATTTCAGACAAAGTGCAAAACATTTTTTAGGAGATTTAAAAGAGCAAAGTCTAGAGGAGATTTGGAGGGGTGCGAGAATCAAAGAGGTGTATCAAAGCATTGATTGTCAAAAATGCCCTATTTTATGTCGCAATGATAGTTTTAATAAAACTTTGGATAAACTTTCACTTGATATTATCAATAGTGAGTTTTTATAA
- a CDS encoding glycosyltransferase: MITTPPPPIISIIMSNYNQGHFIRQAIDSVLSQKTTFPWQLIITDDNSTKDNSKDIIKEYQKQHPDRILCIFSDKNTGYLSNILRAKSIAKTTYFTLLDADDYWTDCDYLQKAVDYLNENLDVVAYTQNVLCIKENGDKFPFIGKKKESKKYNIEDYFTDRMPITQTTGQVFRNVIFQNAIPEIMLKSVGTIHERSFEGDVDRLIMHLKFGDIYFANEYSGVYRILSTGIWNKLSKAEAAMISAQAYIDYNEYFDYVYQHFFINKAYISLKESIQAIETSSMLDYASFEEYLKSVVRECINKNTYIKPTQNEAMSKKYQFYFKLYNSLHRKLKRKGYVS; encoded by the coding sequence ATGATTACTACCCCCCCCCCCCCGATTATATCAATCATAATGTCTAATTATAATCAGGGTCATTTTATTAGACAAGCTATAGATTCTGTTTTATCGCAAAAGACAACATTCCCTTGGCAATTAATCATCACTGATGACAATTCAACCAAAGATAATAGCAAGGATATTATCAAAGAGTATCAAAAGCAGCACCCAGATAGAATCTTGTGTATTTTTAGTGATAAAAATACAGGATATTTATCAAATATCCTAAGAGCAAAAAGCATCGCAAAAACTACATATTTCACACTATTAGATGCAGATGATTATTGGACGGATTGTGATTATTTGCAAAAAGCAGTTGATTATCTCAATGAAAATTTAGATGTTGTTGCTTATACTCAAAATGTATTGTGTATCAAGGAGAATGGGGATAAATTTCCTTTTATAGGCAAAAAGAAAGAGAGTAAAAAATACAATATAGAAGATTATTTTACGGATAGAATGCCAATTACTCAAACTACTGGGCAGGTTTTCCGTAATGTCATTTTCCAAAATGCAATACCAGAGATAATGCTTAAGTCAGTAGGGACAATTCACGAGCGTTCATTTGAAGGAGATGTTGATAGACTTATAATGCACTTAAAATTTGGAGATATATATTTTGCTAATGAGTATTCAGGCGTGTATAGAATCTTATCAACAGGTATTTGGAATAAACTTAGTAAGGCAGAGGCAGCAATGATTAGCGCGCAAGCTTACATAGATTACAATGAATATTTTGATTATGTTTATCAGCATTTTTTTATAAATAAGGCATATATATCTTTAAAAGAATCGATACAAGCTATAGAGACATCATCTATGTTAGACTATGCTTCGTTCGAAGAATATCTAAAAAGTGTTGTAAGAGAATGTATAAATAAAAATACATACATTAAACCTACACAAAATGAGGCTATGTCTAAAAAATATCAGTTTTATTTTAAACTATACAATTCTCTCCATAGAAAGTTGAAGCGAAAAGGCTATGTGAGCTAA
- a CDS encoding alpha-1,2-fucosyltransferase yields MKQRLNKYLPPPPDYLNDDFVKERLEKIHKTKNSVFIHIRRGDYCSLSWQLEIDYYQKAIAYIQERVENPTFFVFGATDADFVEKLDLGVHFENLGQKDVTQDNHYYDMFLMSACKYGIIANSTYSWWGAYLGRQKDIVIAPAKWISLYKESPQIIPKEWVKVESATKKNPNDK; encoded by the coding sequence TTGAAGCAGAGATTAAACAAATATTTACCCCCCCCCCCCGATTATTTAAATGATGACTTTGTCAAAGAGCGTTTAGAGAAAATCCACAAAACCAAAAACAGCGTTTTTATCCATATAAGAAGAGGTGATTATTGTAGTCTCTCATGGCAATTAGAAATAGATTATTATCAAAAGGCAATAGCCTATATACAAGAGCGTGTAGAGAATCCGACATTTTTTGTCTTTGGAGCGACAGATGCTGATTTTGTAGAAAAACTAGACTTAGGTGTGCATTTTGAGAATCTTGGACAAAAAGATGTAACGCAGGATAATCACTATTATGATATGTTTCTTATGAGTGCGTGTAAATATGGCATTATCGCAAATAGCACTTATAGCTGGTGGGGTGCTTATCTAGGCAGACAAAAGGATATTGTGATTGCACCAGCAAAGTGGATTTCCCTCTACAAAGAAAGCCCTCAAATTATCCCTAAGGAATGGGTAAAGGTGGAATCAGCAACTAAGAAAAACCCTAATGATAAATGA
- a CDS encoding alpha-1,2-fucosyltransferase has product MNNYKIVQLTCGLGNQMFQYAFAKSLSKHLDSTILLDKAWFKDYPDKYALEIFNLDLEFATPSQIQKATKRQTRLPRFLRKLLKKEKYAITTSGAFEFHEAYLKPNSWKYFIGFFQHPKYLEGIEAEIKQIFTPPPHIPMMILSRKD; this is encoded by the coding sequence ATGAATAATTATAAAATTGTGCAATTAACCTGTGGCTTGGGCAATCAAATGTTCCAATACGCCTTTGCTAAAAGCCTAAGCAAACATTTAGATTCTACAATCTTGCTTGATAAAGCATGGTTTAAAGATTATCCCGACAAATACGCTTTGGAGATTTTTAATCTTGATTTGGAGTTTGCAACACCCTCACAGATTCAAAAAGCAACAAAAAGGCAAACGAGATTGCCTCGATTCTTGCGTAAATTGCTAAAAAAAGAAAAATATGCCATTACAACAAGCGGGGCTTTTGAATTCCATGAAGCGTATCTTAAACCTAATTCATGGAAATATTTTATCGGTTTTTTCCAACACCCAAAATATCTAGAAGGCATTGAAGCAGAGATTAAACAAATATTTACCCCCCCCCCCCATATACCAATGATGATTCTGTCAAGGAAAGATTAG
- a CDS encoding class I SAM-dependent methyltransferase, which yields MQRDIENYTQKYLDSNFNDFETYMVGFRRAKVLEILESYRPLKLLEIGCGMDSIANHYTAFEQCVIIEPSQVFANKAKEDTIFAPPPRKIEVINDFVENQTNLLKSYSFDFILLSSLLHEVQNPLSFLESVVALMSKTSILHINVPNSRSFHLLWAFESGLIPALGKLTQTAQDLQQNTTFDLESLSALANLAHLEIIDKGSYFIKPFNHTKMSLALENQILDENLLQGLDKMTKYCPTLGAEIFINTRKITS from the coding sequence ATGCAACGAGACATCGAAAACTACACGCAAAAGTATTTAGATAGTAATTTTAATGATTTTGAAACCTATATGGTGGGATTTCGCCGTGCCAAAGTGCTAGAGATTTTAGAATCTTACCGCCCTTTGAAATTGCTAGAAATCGGTTGCGGAATGGACAGCATCGCTAATCATTACACTGCCTTTGAGCAATGCGTCATTATCGAGCCTTCACAAGTCTTTGCAAATAAGGCAAAAGAAGATACTATTTTTGCCCCCCCCCCCCGAAAAATAGAAGTGATTAATGATTTTGTCGAAAATCAAACAAATCTCTTAAAATCCTACTCTTTTGATTTTATCCTTTTAAGCTCCTTACTCCACGAAGTCCAAAATCCGCTTAGCTTTTTAGAATCTGTCGTTGCTTTGATGAGCAAAACAAGCATTTTACATATCAATGTCCCAAACTCCCGCTCTTTTCATCTTCTATGGGCTTTTGAATCCGGTCTTATCCCTGCCCTTGGCAAACTCACCCAAACTGCGCAAGATTTGCAGCAAAACACCACTTTTGATTTAGAATCCTTAAGCGCACTTGCTAATCTTGCACATTTAGAGATTATCGATAAGGGAAGCTATTTTATCAAGCCTTTCAATCATACCAAAATGTCCTTAGCACTTGAAAATCAAATCCTTGATGAGAATCTCTTACAAGGCTTGGACAAGATGACAAAGTATTGCCCCACTTTGGGAGCAGAAATCTTTATCAACACACGCAAAATCACTTCATAA